In Candidatus Stygibacter australis, the following proteins share a genomic window:
- a CDS encoding porin, protein MVLGSVKRAGFWAQIMYMTPWNLQPIVKYEQFDPDTDDENTTPAKSLHKITTFGFNYFLNDWTRLQVNYLYKAEEDHEKANDEIIMQLQVKF, encoded by the coding sequence GTGGTCCTCGGTTCAGTAAAACGTGCCGGTTTTTGGGCACAGATAATGTATATGACCCCCTGGAATTTACAGCCGATTGTTAAATATGAACAATTTGATCCCGATACAGATGACGAAAATACTACCCCAGCAAAAAGCCTTCACAAAATAACAACTTTTGGTTTTAACTACTTTTTAAATGACTGGACACGTTTGCAGGTAAATTATCTTTATAAAGCAGAAGAAGATCATGAAAAAGCCAACGATGAGATAATAATGCAATTACAGGTAAAATTTTAA
- a CDS encoding rhodanese-like domain-containing protein, with product MKKGILILLIALISVMMMVSCSKDDEDNNVEPTESNFEILVNYMNSNGMTIDELLTGWIVAPDSTLYANIGDYYVMDLRSADYKPANGVPDYDDGHIEGAVLTSSATIIADAAAADGKPIIVVCWTGQSAGFSVMALRLSGYDAKLLKYGMSGWHTDFDLWSGNINTIDSENWVAAPGDIAEDMIYEMPDLVADGETGEEILAERIDAMLAGGFKGVKAINDGAGVLEVPENFFINNYWAADDVVLYGNIVGSHRIKPLVLENLDPDEQIVTYCWTSMTSSLVSAYLIVLGYDAASLRFGVNGMIFDNLAVEKQWPGSADLTYVPTR from the coding sequence ATGAAGAAAGGAATTTTAATTTTATTGATTGCCCTCATTTCTGTAATGATGATGGTTAGTTGCTCAAAGGACGACGAAGATAATAATGTAGAGCCTACAGAAAGCAACTTTGAGATTTTGGTTAATTACATGAACAGTAATGGTATGACAATTGACGAACTGCTCACCGGCTGGATTGTGGCTCCAGATTCAACACTTTATGCAAATATTGGTGACTATTATGTAATGGACCTCCGTAGTGCTGACTATAAACCAGCAAATGGAGTACCCGACTATGATGACGGTCACATAGAAGGTGCCGTACTTACTTCCTCCGCAACAATTATTGCTGATGCTGCAGCCGCTGATGGAAAACCAATCATCGTGGTCTGCTGGACTGGGCAGTCTGCCGGATTTAGCGTAATGGCTCTGCGTTTAAGTGGATATGATGCCAAGTTATTAAAATATGGAATGAGTGGCTGGCATACAGATTTTGATTTGTGGTCCGGCAACATCAACACAATTGATAGTGAAAATTGGGTAGCAGCACCCGGAGATATTGCTGAAGATATGATTTATGAAATGCCAGATCTGGTTGCTGATGGTGAAACCGGAGAAGAGATTTTAGCAGAAAGAATTGACGCAATGCTTGCTGGTGGATTCAAAGGTGTTAAAGCTATTAATGATGGAGCTGGAGTTCTTGAAGTACCGGAGAATTTCTTCATCAACAATTACTGGGCTGCTGATGATGTGGTATTATACGGAAATATCGTTGGTTCGCATCGCATCAAACCTCTTGTTCTAGAAAACCTTGATCCTGATGAACAAATAGTAACCTATTGCTGGACAAGCATGACATCATCATTGGTTTCCGCTTATCTTATCGTGCTTGGCTATGATGCAGCAAGTTTGAGATTTGGCGTTAACGGCATGATATTTGATAATCTGGCAGTTGAAAAACAATGGCCAGGTTCTGCTGATCTTACATACGTTCCGACACGATAA
- a CDS encoding rhodanese-like domain-containing protein: MMKTLYIISFMILLLVFSGCGKGFSEGGYFTDGKAMAAEAKAGITEITHEELRVKMEGGELRVLIDVREPSEFEEGYINQANDDFEFPYPETFTVNIPRGILELKMGDKQYWDEELWLDMPPIDEEVVIYTQTGKRSALAAQALLQLGYNNVTSLKGGYRKWLDPNAPEEEAVKSSGGCG; the protein is encoded by the coding sequence ATGATGAAGACATTATATATAATAAGTTTTATGATACTCCTTCTTGTATTTAGTGGTTGCGGTAAAGGTTTTTCTGAAGGTGGATATTTTACCGACGGTAAAGCAATGGCAGCAGAAGCCAAAGCCGGGATCACTGAGATAACTCATGAAGAATTACGAGTAAAGATGGAGGGCGGAGAATTACGAGTTTTGATAGATGTACGTGAACCTTCGGAATTTGAAGAGGGATATATCAATCAGGCAAATGATGATTTTGAATTTCCCTATCCCGAAACTTTCACGGTAAATATACCTCGAGGTATTCTTGAATTAAAAATGGGAGATAAGCAATATTGGGATGAAGAATTATGGCTTGATATGCCTCCTATAGATGAAGAGGTTGTGATTTACACTCAAACCGGTAAACGAAGTGCTTTAGCAGCCCAGGCATTATTGCAACTGGGCTATAATAATGTAACCAGTCTAAAGGGTGGTTATAGAAAATGGTTAGACCCAAATGCCCCTGAAGAAGAAGCCGTAAAGAGTTCAGGTGGATGCGGATAA
- a CDS encoding sulfurtransferase, producing MRKILLTTLFILIGIQFLFGGLIEAKALAKAVKSEDIIIVSARSASDYSSKHIKDAVNLYHQDLYEADGVPSMLKSPEEISVILGSRGITTDSKVVVYDDGANKAAGRIYWILQYMGVKDVNILNGHIKSWMKSRLPVTGKATEITPVSFVPNINDEVYASMSYVQANKDRADLVLVDVRSLDEFNGIDTDANISRKGHIPGALHIEYKNVLNEDETLKSKDEIMAALSAAGISGDKEIILYCASSVRAGIVYMALKSVLEFPRVRVYDGAYYEWQSVDANPVE from the coding sequence ATGAGAAAAATACTATTAACCACCCTATTTATCCTAATTGGAATTCAGTTTCTATTTGGGGGTTTGATAGAAGCAAAAGCACTGGCAAAAGCAGTAAAATCTGAAGATATTATCATTGTTTCTGCAAGAAGTGCTTCAGATTACAGTTCCAAGCATATCAAAGATGCTGTGAATCTTTATCACCAGGATCTTTATGAAGCCGATGGTGTGCCTTCCATGTTGAAATCACCCGAGGAAATCTCTGTAATTCTGGGTTCCAGGGGTATAACTACGGATAGCAAAGTAGTAGTTTATGATGATGGGGCAAATAAGGCAGCAGGAAGAATTTACTGGATCCTTCAATATATGGGCGTAAAAGATGTAAATATCCTGAATGGTCATATAAAGAGCTGGATGAAATCAAGGCTTCCGGTAACTGGCAAAGCAACAGAGATCACACCGGTAAGCTTTGTTCCGAATATCAATGATGAGGTCTATGCTTCAATGTCATATGTGCAGGCTAATAAAGACAGAGCTGATCTGGTTCTGGTTGATGTTCGCAGTCTGGATGAATTTAACGGTATCGATACAGATGCCAATATCAGCCGTAAGGGACATATTCCCGGTGCATTGCACATTGAATACAAGAATGTTCTGAATGAAGATGAGACCTTGAAATCAAAAGATGAGATCATGGCTGCCCTGAGTGCAGCAGGCATTAGTGGAGATAAAGAAATTATCTTGTATTGTGCCAGCAGCGTACGGGCAGGAATTGTTTATATGGCTCTGAAATCTGTTTTGGAATTTCCCAGGGTTCGAGTATATGATGGTGCATATTATGAATGGCAGTCAGTAGATGCCAATCCTGTAGAATAG
- a CDS encoding porin: protein MKYRILFLLFLFTITSLIYGQGCMEASSDEGVSVVGYIQAQYEYVFQDSTDDTSAFTFNRVRFGLVGSIPYDISYYSMFEFSPNKDGAPYLLDGFITYSRLDPYLKISLGQFKSPFSLELNTPCQGLHTIKRSEVVSVLTSPDRDRGVLFNGHYGEMLKYAFAFTNGTGRDSLENNQNKVFAGRAVVTPIEYLSIGAGYKTGTSPPMETTVEDEDEMTRMSFDAEIKYGDLLVQGEYITAEDKGSHLEVVGDG, encoded by the coding sequence ATGAAATACAGAATATTATTTTTATTATTTCTTTTTACGATAACAAGCTTAATATATGGTCAAGGCTGTATGGAAGCTTCTTCAGATGAAGGTGTAAGTGTAGTTGGTTATATCCAGGCTCAGTATGAATACGTGTTCCAGGATTCTACTGATGATACCAGTGCTTTCACCTTTAATCGGGTAAGATTTGGTCTGGTTGGAAGTATTCCTTATGATATCAGTTATTATTCAATGTTTGAATTCAGCCCTAATAAAGATGGGGCACCTTATCTGCTGGATGGTTTTATTACCTATTCACGTTTAGACCCCTATTTAAAGATTTCTTTGGGTCAGTTCAAGTCACCTTTCAGTCTGGAATTAAATACTCCCTGCCAGGGACTTCATACTATTAAGCGTTCAGAAGTGGTTAGTGTTTTAACCAGTCCAGACAGAGATCGTGGAGTCCTGTTTAATGGTCACTACGGAGAGATGTTGAAATATGCATTTGCCTTCACCAATGGAACTGGAAGAGATAGTCTTGAAAATAATCAGAATAAAGTTTTTGCCGGTAGAGCAGTTGTTACTCCAATTGAATATTTAAGTATTGGTGCAGGTTATAAAACGGGAACTTCCCCTCCAATGGAAACCACTGTGGAAGATGAAGATGAAATGACACGCATGTCTTTTGATGCTGAGATCAAATACGGTGATTTACTGGTTCAGGGTGAATATATTACTGCCGAAGATAAAGGTTCTCATCTTGAAGTTGTTGGTGATGGCTGA